In a genomic window of Candidatus Palauibacter polyketidifaciens:
- a CDS encoding DUF6263 family protein, translating into MTSRWRRFPAATTLIFAAVLAACGPSPAIRTIPLEAPLLLRMAPPEGQVSRYAFSMDTSIESPMMPSTDGPLVTMAWQQVQTVLSTDDDVFRIRGAVDSASTTIGMPMPGMDGMLPDLSGMSFTVDMDPRGSVLQVVESEGVPEDAGVSVESMLQGAGHSVLPEEEVSPGDSWMVETPIEMPMGTGGTMSMDMEFTYTFVSLAGGLATLSFEGPMDMDMDMQGMAMSGSGTLSGTLVVDLIEGRHVSQTSRQNMEMSVAGTSMTVNTTTTLELMPDS; encoded by the coding sequence ATGACTTCACGATGGCGCAGGTTCCCCGCCGCCACGACGCTCATCTTCGCCGCCGTCCTCGCGGCGTGCGGCCCGTCCCCCGCAATCCGGACCATCCCGCTCGAAGCGCCGCTCCTGCTGCGGATGGCGCCGCCCGAGGGTCAGGTATCGCGCTACGCCTTCTCCATGGACACAAGCATCGAGAGTCCCATGATGCCATCGACCGACGGCCCGCTCGTAACCATGGCGTGGCAACAGGTTCAGACAGTCCTGAGCACGGATGACGATGTCTTTCGAATCCGCGGGGCGGTCGATTCGGCCAGCACGACGATCGGGATGCCGATGCCGGGGATGGACGGCATGCTGCCCGACCTCTCCGGCATGTCCTTCACTGTCGACATGGACCCGCGCGGCAGCGTCCTGCAAGTCGTGGAGAGTGAGGGAGTGCCGGAAGATGCCGGGGTGAGCGTCGAGAGCATGTTGCAGGGAGCCGGCCATTCCGTGCTGCCCGAAGAGGAGGTCAGCCCGGGCGATTCCTGGATGGTCGAGACGCCGATCGAGATGCCGATGGGGACCGGCGGAACGATGTCGATGGACATGGAATTCACGTACACGTTCGTGAGTCTCGCCGGCGGCCTCGCCACGCTCTCGTTCGAGGGGCCGATGGATATGGACATGGACATGCAAGGCATGGCGATGAGCGGCTCGGGGACCCTGTCCGGAACGCTGGTCGTCGACCTGATCGAGGGCCGGCACGTGAGCCAGACGAGCCGGCAGAACATGGAAATGAGCGTGGCCGGGACGTCGATGACGGTGAATACGACGACGACACTCGAACTGATGCCGGACAGTTGA